AgttttcataattataaaacCAACGTAGACCTATTCAATTCAACAATATGTCAAAAATCAAACTGAACCTAACCAATTACACCTCTAATATAAATGACATTATAATATCAATGTTCGTTTGAAAGATCCAAAAGATATAATAATGAAAGGCATATAGATATCGATTCATGAAGGTGAAAATAAACCTTACTATTTGGCATGGTTTGGTTTggtagatgagatgagataatatataattattataagtcttttaaacttttatataaaatataataaataatttaatttttttaaatattaaaataaaattaatattaaaaaaattatattttaataatattttatttaacttttaatttttatctaattttattttatctgtatAATTAAACTATacacaattaaattaaaacaaaaagaaaagaatttttgaaaaattaaaattttccaaaGATGTAGTAAGCTTTTTGTTGGAATCAAATCATTCTAGAATTAAtcaaccttttttttaaaagaaaacgtTTTTGCTACTATTTTTAAAGTTTGCACACCGCGTAAGATCTCCACGTACGGAATTCTTCGGATCCACAAAGAATAAAGTAAGGTCACAATCATTAAttgagaaagagaaatgatacgAAAACCAACTGATAAAAGCACGGACTAATCATATTTGAATTACTGTTTATGACACTATTTAATCCGTCCTAATTTGTATTAAGAGATAATGTGAAattgttttaaatgaaagataaaaattaaataaaattttattttttaatattattatttaaaaattttaaaaaattaaattatttattaaattttatgtcataatttaaaaaaattataataataatataaatgaaCGATTTTTGAATCTAAACGGGCCTAATAGTCCAACTTTTTGAGAAAATAGAATATCCTGATAAACATCAACGTGGCAATTTATTGGCACGATATAAGCGtgtcaaaaagaaaataattcctTGAAAAGCATGCTTATGTGATGTAATAATTCTATTAAAAGAAAGACTTCTTTTAATCTCCATAGTCCATACCAACCTATAGAGGAGCATCCATTGATTTCGTTgtagaaattataaatttatatctatGAAACTCGagtttgttaaaaataaaaaaataaataattaaacttatatatttttataagtttaattttttttttaaaaagtagtaATTCTCataatatcaataaatttaGAATTCAATCAACAAGTTCACTCATTCATTTGCTGGAGAGAGGTTATTAATAGTAAAAAACTTAAATGGCTTAATTAACGAGGTGATGGAGAATGATGGGCCGCGATGGCCCACAATTGCTCCCCACGGCCCATGTCATTTGTTAGAGATgcgtgtgcatatatatatatatatatatgtatatacatataaaatttgtataaattttaaatgggTAAATATAATGTATCTAAAAAAagtataaagaaattaatttttattaataaaatctatatttttataaaaaaattatatgaaacttATACGTTGCATTATTACATTATTGCATATGAATAAGACCGACAAGTATCTTAATGAGTCGGAATCTGAAAAATATGGTCCCTCTGTCCAAAACTATTGTTTGGATATTTGTCTTATCTGAATAGctatttaaaataaagtaattCTACATAAACCTAAAATAATGTTAGGTACCCATTATTAAACTCAGATGTATATCTTTTCACGTTTTAAGTGTGTTGAGAAATTTAAGAAATGaaatttgcatattttttctctataaaatttctttagaaatcaatttttttttttttttatctgccAACAAATTGAAACGAAGGATAACTGGCCAAAACCACtctgggaaaaaaaatatatgttttcatGTGATGCTCACTATTTGAGTGGGGCCCAATCCAACGCAAGGATAGAAATTCATCTTGGCCAAAAATTCTTTTTTCCGTACTCTTGATTTGGTTATATAATccaaatgaaataagataaaatattttaaataataataaaatttttaagttaaaataagatgatatgatttgtaaaaaagtgtatgtttggatagtgagataaaatgagatagtttttaattttaagatttgaaaaaggaaaaatttaacTGTAAGCGATTCTACGTACTAATACTCATACTCATTAAACGTGATTGATCAGAAagttatattttaatagaaatggtataaatttaaattttgaatatgaaaacaacaatattaatatgtaaattggTATACAAATTTACTTATGCATaacaaaattctttaaaaaagtaATGGATCCGACTGTTTAGATAACAACTACAAGTTTACAATTTTATActgcttatttattattttttatcagttTGTACtgtttatttaagatttttttgtatttttatattatttatttcactttttactatatttatattaggatatattttaaagatctaaaggtgggtttgggtgttgagaagtgttgagaaaagttataaatagtaaaaaaaataggtaaaaagtaataataaagtaatgaatagtaatgataAGTGTTGAAGATACTtacttcaacacccaaacatagcctagagataaaatttaaataataaaatgcttCATTCGTACAGCTTCAGGAGAGATAACTAACCAAACCGGCCTAAATCTTGCGGGTGGGGGGCCTGGTGCCGTCGTCTCGTTATTACACAAAATATCTGGTCTCTCGATTGTTCATTTTTTATCACATAAGTATGCTGATCATCTTTATCACATGCCTATATAATTCCTTACGTGGGTACCCACAAGTTGCAAACCGCGGACACGACTTGCTCCTCGATAATATCGCTCCCAAAGAGCCGATCCGTTTTGCCAACATCCCTACGTACAAATTTACAATGACATTGATTTGCTTCGTGATCATCGATGGAATATATAGATCAGctttaaaaaatagaagagagctATAAATggattataataatttatatatatattttaaatcattataataatttatatgattcgtcatatatgttttataatataatataatctttttatattgtaactataatatttttttaaaagaatatatatatatactgatcTACAGTCCACAGATTAATTTGTGGACCGTAAAATTCCCTTGTGTTTCAACGTACACATGACATGCTGCATATATCTCGTTTATGGAGTGTCCAAATATACGGCgccgttttttattttttaagagaatcGAATGTTAGCTTCTGAGTGGGCAATTTTCAAGCAGTACTAGCTACTTCAATGGGATTGTTGCTTATATCCGTATGTGTCAATTTAGAATATTGATAGGATCCCAAGAATTCAAATGGAATATTTCTTGCTGGATTGCAACTTTGGTCATGTCGGGGATCGAGTTTCACAATTCATTATTCTACCtgcaatattatttatttgatccagaattcaagaaagaaaagtttttttttttttttcctttgatctaGAAAGCTCGGGACTACACTATATATTGCGATGATCATATGGTATTATCCatgaaaatatttcttcaatttaaaaattagtttaaCGATTGGGATAATGCTATATCTAAAGTACTGTAATAAGAATGTAAGCTGGTCCACGTCGAGATACCACAATACATTATATGCTACAGTGTTGAcatttatgtttgaatgttgaggTGATCTTAAATGATATGAGTTgatatgtaaataattatagtgtttgaatgtatatatgttaatatttatgtttgaatgtatgaaatatgttgagatgagtttagcttttttataaaaatttaaaaatgtaataGGTACTATCAATAATTGGTTTGAAATGGATTGAGATATGCTTaccaaccaaacacaaccaatTTTTGGAGACTGGAGGACCAATGAAGTATCATTTTTTGTTGAAAGATaagactatatataattaatttggtCATGATCATCTAATGCGGTCGGTCCACCATGTGCAAAGGATTCAACATTACACGAAGAAAAATATTCCATGCATGCACAACACATCACGCGAGTCACAGTGTGAATGCAATGTCTCATGCTCATAATTCATTAATGCTTCGTTGATAATGATGGAAACCTAATAATGTTGCAACAAATTGAGAAGCTAGGATATCAAAAGGTGTAAATTAAGCACAAATAGTCACGTCAATGCATGGGTCGATCGGAGTACTACATCAAATTAAATTCTATCCTCAActtgattttgatttatatatatgtaggaaTATTAATTGTAaggtatttataaaaaatatcttattattattaacataatAGTCATCTATTCTTAGTTGAGAAGTGCTATAGCTAAAaggatattatataaaaataaagttataaacTAATATTGTTTTATATGATGTGttagatttaatatataataaaagtatttttacaATTTACGTCAAGTTATACGTGAGTTTACCTTTATGGAATATTTTGAGAGTTAAGTATTTCTCTCTCCCCTTTCATGATCAATGGGACGTACTGTCTTCATATAGGGAAATCTGTGGATGTCTAAAGGCTTCGTAACTTTTGAGAAGTGATCCTCCTAAATGAAGGCAGTTTTGGTTCTTTTTctgaaaaaggaaaaccaaTTAATCTAGCTCCAGTACTTCCATGCATCGATCAATTACTAATTCTGAAAATGCATGGTGATCTAAGCGTGCACGTACAAATAGTTTTCGAATCTTTTGTTGCAAAGACTAGTGTCAAAAGGAGAAATGATTCCAGGCCTGCAGAAGACGACGTACGTTCATGAATAGCAAATTCAAGAACCAATCACTGCAAAGAAGAAGGCTTTCCACGTTGATGGAACTTGCAAATATTGCTCGATACTGCTGATCAATACTATATAggataatatatatgtgtgtgtgtgtgtgtgtgtgtgtgtgtgtttgtatgAGAATCGTGATTAATTGCATGCTTACGAAATATGTTGTACAAAAATAGAAaccagaaagaaaaagaaaagtacaaGAAGCATGTGATGATCGATCAACTCAGATCAAGTGCTCGGAATAAATGGGACAAGTTAAATATACATTCCTTAGTGCGTACAAGATATGCTGGGAAACTAATCGTAGAGCTAGCATTGAGAATATATACAAAGTAATTATAAATCTCATGGAATCGAAGAATCTATGGATTGGGAAAATTGTGGTAATTAAAGTCAATGGTATACTCAAAATGTTACAATATATGATATTCCTCGATCCACTACGAATTAATAAAACTTATATGCAGtaccatgtttttttttttttttttttttttttaattttttaaaaaaatcaggaTGCATGGGATGCTCTCCAAGATTCAACGTTTTCCATGGGAAAATTGAATTGAAGTAGAAGGGCGGAATCATGATTTCATCTccaagcccaagcccaagcccaaaTCCAAAACCTTTACGATCAATATCCCTTTCTCATGTCCCTCACGGCACCAATTCACTCTCATCACCATGCTTCCATTTTGCACCGaaacccaacccaacccaaccccCAACCCCAACTACCTCCGGTCAATACACATACAATCGTTTTTATAAACaattaatttttagaaaatgtcatcttttttttcaaaaataacttCATTTTAAAAAGGTATTTAGTACttctaaaattttattcatcattctcATATCATAAtctacattttatttatttatttattttcttatcaaatgtatagtatataatttaattaatttaaaaagaataaaattaaaaacatttacataatataaaaaaataaaatatatagtgcGTAGAGAGAGGATAAATAACAAACCTATGACTACTTTAATCTACGTAATACATCTAACAATTAACGTAGGAGATTTTGCTAGTGCTTAGTATATCAGTTTGGAGTTTACTTTTTACACGGAAAGTGGACTAAAACAGTAATTTTGGACATTAATAAAAGCAAAAGTTTAACCTTTGTTTGGTTACATAATTCGAGATAAAtgtgatattttaaataataataaataaaatattattataatataattttttaatattaatttatattaaaatttgaaaaaattaaattatttattataatttatataaaaattttaaaaaattataataattagatgaaaataccttagattattttgtttttataaccGATAAGAGCCTAAAATACCCTTTTGACGGTAAAACAAGTTACTGCTTCATCGTTCACGGCAGGCTGCCCTACATTGCTAGTTGCTCCAGTACGTCTCCTTCCAAAACCAACCGCCTTCTCTGGTTGTGAAGCCTGAAGAGACCAGAGTTGAGCAtccccacctctctctctctctctctctctcaaggccATGGATAAAGAAACCCTAGCCGCTCCAtcgtcttcatcatcttcttcttcgacAGCTTCAATGAGTAACACAACTCTTCCACCACAAGAAGACGCTTGGGTTGAAACTTACCGGAAATTGCTTCCTCATTGGAaatccctctctcactctcaccaGGTGCTTTTTCCTCGTTTTCCCTTACATCGGATTATCATTTCGATTTTGTAGCTCATTTTGTTTTCACCATGCTCTCTCTTTTccccctctctcttttccttctaCCCCTAGCGTCTACTTCGATTGATTACGATTTAGGGTTTACTTCAGCTCTACTTGtaactaatatttttttgtttttgatttcaAAGCATTTAACATTTCCCCGTTGGTTTCTATGCGTGGCTCTACTTTAATTGGATATGTATAACGCTTTTCAGGTTTTATCTTCTGCAGTTGCTCTGTTTGTTTCGAAGgggaaaatattttcattttttttctaagaatAAATTTTCCCGAAATGAGTTTTATAATGTTCAGTTTTTGCGGGATTAATTTCTGTAAAGGTAATTGAAGATACCATCGTATAGCGGGCAAAACCATTTGAATTACTTTCCTACTGAAACGGATGgagaattataaattttttgtaataatatttttgtttggataaaTGGAGCCGTTGGGAATATGAATTTTGGTATGGAGAAATACGTCACAGGAAAAGAGTCATTGGCAATTTGGCATAACTGGAGCTTCAcaccgataaaaaaaataaaggtggAGCTTCACAAAATTTCTGCCCCTTAGGTTTGAGAAActaatttcttgaaaaaaaaaacccagccGTTTtctaaatctaataaataattgtattcGTTGGTACGTTGAATATTTTTTACGTGAATTCATAACGTATTATTAGTATCTTATACTTTGtttggttataaaaaaaaatcctcttATTTGCTTGTTTTCTTGACTGTTTAATTTCCAGTCATTAACAGTACCAtatgtgttttttatttgtttagtttGTTATTTAATGGTGTTACATTCCTCAAGATATcttttttggttaatttattCCGGAATTCTTTTTGTAGTCAGCAATCCCAATTTCAATCTCGAGAGTAAATCAAGTCGATGCAGCAAGACTGGACGTTGAAATGTCGGCCATGTTGAAAGAGCAACTGGTTAAGGTGTTCTCTTTGATGAAGGTACATCTTACAAACCTATTTTGGTCTATCAAACCAATCAATCAATAGCATACTCATTGCTATTGATATTTAGTAGTATAGCTATGAAACTGCTTGGAGATTTTTTAAAACGTTTACTTCATTTTATTGGAATTAGCCAGGAATGTTATTTCAATACGAAGCGGAGCTTGATGCTTTCCTTGAGTTTCTTATTTGGCGATTTTCAATTTGGGTAGATAAACCTACTCCTGGTATTGCTCTTATGAATTTGAGGTACAGAGATGATCGCGCAATGGAAACAAGAGGAAAAGGTAAGATGGTCTTCAAATCTCCTATTTATGCGATGGTTTCTGGTTTAGAACTTTGATACTGCTAGATTAGTTACACAGATTAAGAGACAATTCTGGTGGTCAGGGTCAGGGCACTGAGCTCTATGGCTAATTGTGGCTTGAAATGAGGCTAGTTACTATTCTTGTCATTGAGCTTGACAAGAAAGGAATTGTCTTCTTTCAAACATTTTCATCCATCtgcttaataaatattttcttcgGAAAACCAACCATAAGTTTTATACTGTAATAGAAAAGTATCAGTATCTGCAAAATTATACAAaagaaaccttataaaaaattttatacaaaaaattacTTGGTTCCCTCGTATCTGATTAATACCCTGTTATTCAGCCTTATTCACTTGTATTGTATTGTCATATCTTACTTAATATGTTGTACTTATGCTTTTTGCATGTAATCTTTCACACAGTCAGAACAGGTTTGGAAGGACCAGGACTGACCGTGGCTCAAAAGATTTGGTATTGTGTTGCCGCTGTTGGTGGTCAATACGTATGGGCACGCTTACAGTCATTCTCTGCTTTTCGTAGATGGGGTGATTCTGAGCAGGTATAGTTTCTGTTGTCCTATTTGCTCACCCTTAGCCCCCCACCACAGTGCCGTCTATCTTACCTGTTGCACGTCTGGAATGGAGGTGGATTGAACCAGCACTAATTTTGTTTCTGCATTTTGCTCAGAGGACATTCGCACGGCGTGCATGGATGGTGATACAACGTATAGAAGGATTATATAAAGCTGCCTCATTTGGCAACCTACTCATATTTCTTTTTACCGGAAGGTATGCCTTAAATTGAATCCAGTACACAGAAAGTGTTGATAATTGTGGAATTGTATTACTCAGATCAataatactttttcttttacttataaaagaaaaaaaaaattgtggaattgtattatttatttgaagtaAAATAACTGTACAGGGCAAATGAAATCATTGAGTGGAACAGATGAGTTGTtgaagactatatatatatttttacttatggAAAGACATTGTGTAGTTTGCTTGCCATTTAATTTTAGTTAGTGATAGAATGACTGTTTAGTTActtgtcatgttaaatatggaATGTAGACGTCAACTAACAAATTTTTTGTGATCGTTTTGATAGCCTGCTCTTTATCTTGAATCCAGTATACATAAAGTGTGGATGTAAACCTGAAAgggtattttgaattttgagtcTGGACAAAACAATTGTGATAATATCATTAACTGAAGAGTGTATTGTGCAGTGGCAAGGCATTAACATTGATTGATGGATGATAGACCCTTGTCTATAATCCATGGAACTAAAGAGAGAATAAATATTATTCCTACAAGTCTATCTATGCAAAGAGTGTCACTTATCCCAAAGAAAGGGTCCCTGTGACTTTCATTTTACTAATAATGTGATGAGGAAGTACATACTTGTTGATTGGTCAAATGGTTTGTCACTAATCTAGTATGTAAGTTCTTATGTCCCTGATATAACCATGTCCAGTTATGGATACACCAATGCGATCAAAAGGGTCAAGCTGCACGCCCTATAGTCTTTCAGAGCCTATGCACAAAGTGCAAAAGCAAGGCATGATGTGTGTTTCGACCatatgaaaaatatgtatttatgctgaaaattaaaaaatattgctaATCTACAACTAAACAATccacattatattatatatgatatcgAATTTAATCACCCAAAAAGTAAACATATGATGTGAAGCTGCAATGAATTggttacaaaaagaaaataatgggtTATATATGATAAGCCAATCACCCCCTGGATTACCTTGCAGGCCTCTCACATCTTGATATTTTACCACTCTGATGTTCACTTATTGAAAAACAATTTTGCTTTTCTAATGCAGATACAGGAATCTTATTGAACGAGCTTTGAGAGCTAGGCTTGTCTATGGGAGTCCTAATATGAACCGATCTGTTAGCTTTGAGTACATGAACCGCCAATTAGTGTGGAATGAATTCTCGGTAACTTTTGCCCCCCATTATTAAGTTTAGCAGCTAAATTCTGGAAATTTTAGTTCGAAAGAAAGCACTGAATTCAAAACAGTAAGTTCAAGTCCTTGCGGCTGTTGTAGGATTTACTTCATTCACTTACTTGTCACTTGGTCTGAGAAGTTGTTCATCCTAGGCAAACAAACCTTTATCTGCTTCTTGCTCGAAattgtgaatttaaaaattagtaattgCACCTTGCCAGTACTTTCTGTATAGAAAAATCTGTCATCTGAATCACTTTTCGTGCAAATTTTTCAAGTTTATAGGAAATCAATTGTTGGTCAGATAACCTCACAAGTAGAAGAAGCATTCTAAATAGATTACAAAGACATTCTTTACCAAAATCTTAAGGAtagactttatttatttattttttaaataagtatttaAGGATAGAGTTGTAGAGGATGCAGATTGTTTTTCCAATTCTGCTACATACGAATAAAATATCCCAGCTTCTGGAATCTATGAGCCGATCCTTATTACATAGGTTAGACATGCATGCCTTTCTTAGAGTTATCAACAAAACTGGAAATTGTGTCTTACATTTAGCTTGAGTGACTCTCACCTTGTCCATCCACAACAAGTGCCAAGCTAAACTATACTTCTTTGGGAATATGATTTATTTTGAAACTTACTCTTTTGGATCTTGGCTGATGGCAGGAGATGTTGTTGctgcttcttcctcttcttaatTCATCATCCGTAAGAAAATTTCTTCACCCTGCGGATAAATCTTCAAGTTCCACAGAGGATGACACTACTTGCCCCATTTGTCTGGCTAGTCCAACCATTCCGTTTCTTGCTGTCCCTTGTCGACACAGGTAGTTCTTCTCTTTCCCCCTACGGGTTACCTTTGAAATTACTTTTGACTGATGGCCTAACAGGGCAGATAAAGGATGAGCCAATACCCCCTCCCCTCTTTctctccttaaaaaaaaaaaaaaaagaaaaaagaaaaaagaggaaaaagaccTCATAAATAACACTCCTGCTCACTTTGTCCTACTTCTGGCATTTCAGCCCAAGTGTTGGGGCTGTAAATGCTAGC
This genomic interval from Carya illinoinensis cultivar Pawnee chromosome 2, C.illinoinensisPawnee_v1, whole genome shotgun sequence contains the following:
- the LOC122301028 gene encoding peroxisome biogenesis protein 2-like isoform X1, translating into MDKETLAAPSSSSSSSSTASMSNTTLPPQEDAWVETYRKLLPHWKSLSHSHQSAIPISISRVNQVDAARLDVEMSAMLKEQLVKVFSLMKPGMLFQYEAELDAFLEFLIWRFSIWVDKPTPGIALMNLRYRDDRAMETRGKVRTGLEGPGLTVAQKIWYCVAAVGGQYVWARLQSFSAFRRWGDSEQRTFARRAWMVIQRIEGLYKAASFGNLLIFLFTGRYRNLIERALRARLVYGSPNMNRSVSFEYMNRQLVWNEFSEMLLLLLPLLNSSSVRKFLHPADKSSSSTEDDTTCPICLASPTIPFLAVPCRHRYCYYCLRTRCAAVPLFRCSRCSEPVTAMQQQGGANNLIPKK
- the LOC122301028 gene encoding peroxisome biogenesis protein 2-like isoform X2; this translates as MSAMLKEQLVKVFSLMKPGMLFQYEAELDAFLEFLIWRFSIWVDKPTPGIALMNLRYRDDRAMETRGKVRTGLEGPGLTVAQKIWYCVAAVGGQYVWARLQSFSAFRRWGDSEQRTFARRAWMVIQRIEGLYKAASFGNLLIFLFTGRYRNLIERALRARLVYGSPNMNRSVSFEYMNRQLVWNEFSEMLLLLLPLLNSSSVRKFLHPADKSSSSTEDDTTCPICLASPTIPFLAVPCRHRYCYYCLRTRCAAVPLFRCSRCSEPVTAMQQQGGANNLIPKK